The Platichthys flesus chromosome 18, fPlaFle2.1, whole genome shotgun sequence genome includes a window with the following:
- the rdh14b gene encoding retinol dehydrogenase 14b has product MATAVLIAAVVGGGVLVLMRRLFPVKKAGKLLQYAAGTMRGKTVIVTGANSGIGRALTAELLKLQARVIMACRDRGSAEEAARDIRRTAGAEQGEVVVKHLDLASLVSVRRFCEEISQEESKIDVLVNNAGLYQCPHMTTEDGFEMQLGVNHLGHFLLSHLLLDLLKTSAPSRIVVVSSKLYKYGQINFDDLNSESDYNKASCYSQSKLANLLFTLELARRLEGTGVTVNALTPGIVRTRLGRHVQIPLLAKPLFYLASLIFFKSPLEGAQTPLYLACSPEVEGVSGKCFANCVEEELMAKATDDQAAKKLWDISSRMVGLTD; this is encoded by the exons ATGGCCACCGCGGTGCTGATCGCCGCTGTTGTCGGCGGAGGGGTCCTCGTCCTCATGCGCCGCCTGTTTCCCGTGAAAAAAGCCGGAAAGCTGCTCCAGTATGCGGCCGGCACGATGCGGGGGAAGACGGTCATCGTGACCGGGGCTAACAGCGGGATCGGTCGGGCCCTGACCGCGGAGCTGCTGAAGCTCCAGGCACGGGTCATCATGGCCTGTCGGGACCGGGGGAGCGCGGAGGAGGCGGCCCGGGACATCCGGAGGACGGCTGGAGCGGAGCAGGGTGAGGTGGTCGTCAAACACCTGGACCTCGCTTCTCTCGTGTCAGTGCGGAGGTTCTGTGAGGAGATTTCTCAG GAGGAGTCCAAGATTGACGTGCTCGTCAACAACGCAGGACTCTACCAGTGTCCCCACATGACGACGGAGGATGGTTTCGAGATGCAGCTCGGTGTGAACCACCTGGGTCACTTCCTGCTCAGCCACCTCCTGCTGGACCTCCTGAAGACGTCAGCTCCCAGCCGCATCGTGGTGGTTTCCTCGAAGCTCTACAAGTACGGCCAGATCAACTTCGACGACCTGAACAGCGAGAGTGACTACAACAAGGCCTCCTGCTACAGCCAGAGCAAGTTAGCCAACCTGCTGTTCACACTGGAACTGGCTCGTCGGCTGGAGGGCACGGGGGTCACGGTCAACGCTCTCACCCCGGGCATCGTGAGGACCAGGCTCGGCAGGCACGTTCAAATCCCTCTCCTGGCAAAGCCGCTCTTCTACCTCGCTTCGCTGATCTTTTTTAAGAGTCCACTGGAGGGGGCCCAGACTCCCCTCTACCTGGCCTGCTCTCCAGAGGTGGAGGGAGTGTCGGGGAAGTGTTTCGCTAACTgcgtggaggaggagctgatggcCAAAGCTACAGATGACCAAGCAGCCAAGAAACTGTGGGACATAAGCAGCAGGATGGTTGGACTCACTGACTGA